In the genome of Cryptococcus deuterogattii R265 chromosome 6, complete sequence, one region contains:
- a CDS encoding polyphosphoinositide phosphatase — translation MISKGEDGQTEGDDGTAYGLNALSKFTLFRTKTRLYVIASTDSVHRVLKIDRTDSSTLNVVEDSTSYDETELHQLLRMVKDGNKSQGGLDKVMDFHGLVGFVQFTTCWYMILVTKRSEVGLLGGHYIYHCDDTTLYPIGPKVEKSAQETRMVNTFNLVDLSKNFYFSYSYDLTNTLQTNLTVSGNNRRWNTRFMWNHHLLSPAFNLEEPRGRSRWIIPLIHGFVDQAKIHVFSRTVYLTLIARRSRHYAGARFLTRGANEHGHVANEVETEQIVSEPLSTSFGQHDSSRPEKLISDFSAGYGGYTSFVQYRGSIPVMWHQESNQMTPRPPIEITIKDPFYTPAAKHFDDLLGRYGAPIYILNLIKSRESVPRESKLLFEYGQCVKYLNQFLPEGKKMEYIAWDMSQAAKSGQQDVIGVLEDICEESLQATNFFHGGPARNAVGTGPHRDHPLLQHGILRVNCVDCLDRTNAAQFAIAKRAFGHQLYALGFLATPYLEFSCDAVDVLTEMYHDHGDTLAWQYTGSALVNRVDTYRRTKATQWSSHSRDILENIRRFYNNSMLDGDKQSAINLFLGVQPSVPTYDLKRPNYRQWYHPAHLKDPEPDDLAPINQVYAEYYKPDKLSEFNNMYAFNMNSTSRFHAKSRYDNVSSPFESREQSSHYSVPNARRIAPRWAAVADASGSPHQPSSSPDRTVGPKTIHFESPPSAIELFIKSLYDPQDLPERILDYEFYTHYTESEGIDMVCEEQDLEMYHMVARMQEGKDEEFLHGTEMNMKLRMSDPPGDSGELAVDSHQRLSKDMSTKDKQIIERYINMVSVPLSTGGECIF, via the exons ATGATTAGCAAAGGGGAGGACGGGCAAACAGAAGGCGATGATGGCACAGCATATGGACTCAATGCACTTTCTAAGTTTACTCTGTTTCGCACCAAAAC ACGTCTCTACGTGATTGCCTCAACCGATAGTGTCCATCGTGTCCTGAAGATTGATCGCACAGATTCTAGCACACTCAATGTGGTTGAAGATTCAACTTCTTATGATGAAACAGAGTTACATCAACTTTTGAGGATGGTCAAGGATGGGAACAAAAGTCAAGGTGGCTTGGATAAGGTCATGGATTTCCA TGGGCTCGTAGGATTCGTTCAGTTTACTACCTGTTGGTATATGATTCTCGTGACTAAGAGGTCCGAGGTGGGACTGTTAGGTGGTCATTATA TCTATCACTGTGACGATACTACG CTCTATCCTATTGGTCCTAAGGTCGAGAAATCTGCTCAGGAAACGAG GATGGTTAATACGTTTAACCTCGTTGACCTTTCCAAGAACTTCTATTTCTC GTACTCCTATGATCTGACCAATACTCTTCAAACAAACCTGACTGTGTCTGGGAATAATCGCCGTTGGAACACACGTTTTATGTGGAACCATCATCTTTTATCACCTGCCTTCAATCTCGAGGAACCACGGGGTAGGAGTAGATGGATAATACCTCTCATACATGGGTTTGTGGACCAAGCGA AGATTCATGTATTCTCGCGTACTGTTTACCTCACACTTATAGCAAGGAGATCCCGACATTATGCTGGAGCTCGGTTCCTTACCAGAGGAGCGAACGAGCAC GGCCATGTGGCAAATGAGGTCGAGACTGAACAAAT CGTTTCGGAGCCCCTTTCAACGTCGTTTGGACAGCATGACAGTTCTAGACCCGAGAAACTCATATCAGATTTCAGTGCCGGTTATGGGGGCTATACCAGTTTTGTGCAATACAGGGGAAGTATTCCAGTGATGTGGCACCAAGAATCAAATCAAATGACCCCGAGACCTCCCATAGAAA TCACGATCAAAGACCCCTTTTACACACCTGCTGCCAAGCATTTTGACGACTTATTGGGCCGATATGGTGCCCCTATATACATTCTGAATCTTATTAAGTCCCGAGAATCTGTTCCGCGTGAAAGCAAACTGCTTTTTGAGTACGGACAGTGTGTCAAATATTTGAATCAATTCCTGccagaaggaaagaagatggaataTATCGCTTGGGATATGTCACAGGCTGCTAAGAG TGGACAACAAGATGTCATAGGGGTCCTGGAAGATATTTGCGAGGAGAGTCTTCAGGCCAccaacttcttccatgGTGGGCCAGCCCGAAATGCAGTTGG TACTGGACCGCATCGAGATCATCCACTTCTACAACACGGAATTCTCAGGGTAAACTGCGTTGACTGTCTAGACAGAACAAATGCTGCCCAGTTCGCCATCGCTAAACGAGCTTTCGGCCATCAATTGTATGCTCTAGGATTCCTTGCAACTCCCTACCTTGAGTTTTCCTGCGATGCAGTCGATGTCCTGACGGAGATGTATCATGATCACGGAGACA CTCTGGCTTGGCAATACACCGGCAGTGCATTGGTCAACCGAGTGGACACGTACAGGAGGACGAAGGCCACTCAGTGGAGTAGTCACTCACGAGATATACTTGAAAACATCAGGCGTTTCTATAATAATTCTATGCTGG ACGGCGACAAACAATCTGCAATAAACCTATTC CTTGGAGTTCAACCTTCGGTACCAACATACGACCTCAAGCGTCCAAACTACCGACAATGGTACCATCCCGCTCACCTAAAAGATCCAGAGCCGGATGATTTAGCTCCTATCAATCAAGTGTATGCTGAGTATTATAAACCCGACAAATTGTCGGAGTTCAATAACATGTATGCTTT CAATATGAACTCTACCTCAAGATTTCATGC GAAATCGAGATATGACAATGTGTCGAGTCCGTTCGAGTCTCGTGAGCAATCCAGTCATTATTCTGTCCCAAA CGCTCGTCGCATCGCCCCTAGGTGGGCCGCTGTAGCCGACGCATCTGGATCACCGCATCAACCCTCGTCGTCGCCAGACCGAACTGTTGGGCCCAAAACAATTCATTTCGAATCCCCTCCGTCTGCCATCGAGCTGTTCATCAAATCCCTTTATGATCCTCAAGATCTGCCTGAGCGGATATTGGATTATGAGTTTTATACTCATTACACCGAGTCAGAGGGCATCGATATGGTCTGCGAAGAACAGGATCTGGAGATGTACCACATGGTAGCCAGGATgcaagagggaaaagacgaagagttCTTACACGGCACAGAAATGAATATGAAGTTGAGAATGAGCGACCCCCCTGGAGATAGCGGTGAATTGGCGGTAGACAGCCATCAGCGACTGTCGAAGGACATGTCCACAAAAGACAAGCAAATTATAGAAAGGTACATCAATATGGTTAGTGTACCGCTTTCCACTGGGGGCGAATGTATCTTTTAA